One Arachis hypogaea cultivar Tifrunner chromosome 18, arahy.Tifrunner.gnm2.J5K5, whole genome shotgun sequence genomic window, CATAAAGATATTTACTCGCAACATTTGAGAGTACAGTTGCAGGAAGTTGCTTTGGGTCACCAACCTTAGATAATTTGCAAATGTCAGTATAACCTCTTACCTTATAGCAGAAGTTCAAAAGCCTTTTTAAGTACACTTACCATTATGCATTTGGTTCCACTTGACTTTAAAAGCTGAAGAGGAATCAGAGTAGCAGGTTCTAGAGCCTGAAACAGAAAAACAGAtcaggaaaaaaaaaggaaacaagatgattGCAGATAAATTATCTATAACAGAACAAAGATATGTTACTTGGGCGGCTTCATCAATGACAATAGCATCAAAGAGAGTAAGTTCAGATGGACCACCAAATTTGGAGCTTAACATTGTTTCAGAGCAAACTCCATAAAGATCACCGCCACATCCACTTAATGTAGTTACCACTATTTCAGCTTCCATCAGTATGGATTTCCGCAGCTTATTTCTAAGACTCCTGGTTTCTTCATTGACTTTCTTCTCCTGAGCCTGAACATTACTAAGATCTTTATATAGTTGGTGTTTCTGTTCATAAAGTTTACGCAGCGTCACTTTAATTTCTGTATCAGACATTTCTTTCTCATCCCCAACATGAGAGTCATCATGCAGGTGACTTCTAACATTAGAATTTCCATCCCTTAGGTCAGCCCGTTTGGATTCATAGAACCTAATAGAATCAACTAATTTCTCTAAATTAGAACGAAGAACCGACAAATCTACCTTCATATCTTTCTTCCCCTCATTCAAGTGCATCTTCTCTTCTGTTACACGTTGATCAACAAGTGTGTCAATGAAAAATGGCAGTGAATTTGGATGGACTGTTTTTGCATTTCCAACCCTCACAAGATAAGGTTTGTACATTTTTCCATTACTTCCGTAAAGACCATGATTAGAAATTCTTGATACCAACTCATCCACTGCAGCATTAGATTGAGCACAAATAAGCACTCTTTGTCTCACAGAACTTCGAAAAGATTTCAATGAACTTTGGACATCTTCACTCATTTGTCTTGCCAAGGCTGCATCTTGCCATGCCCTCGCAATGGCAACACTCTGGCTAATTTTGGGTCttgaaaagggagaaaaagaattCTTGTTCAAACTTTCATTGAAAGCTCGTTTTACACAATTCATCTTTAGAGAAGTGGAAGCAGAAGCTAGAAGGGCACTGACAATTGCAACAATAGTTCGTGTCTTCCCAGTTCCTACATTTACATGAGCATATAAGCAAACTTGTTAAAATCATTATTAAAATTGTAAGGCCTTCCATGAATAAAGACATAGGGTAAATCAATTACCTGGAGGACCCTGAATAAGAGACAGTTCACTATTTTTCTTGGGTTCCACCCTTCCGATAGAAGCACTAATTGCTTGAAGTTGGCAGACATTAAATGATGATCTCAAAGTTTGTTGTAAGGACAGGCACAACTTATTGAGATCTGCTTCTTTAGTTCCACCAAGACAAATGGAGTCACTGACAGGATTTAAAATAAGCGGAAGCAAGGGGATGGCTTTTACTGATGACAATGCATGGAATTCTCGAATTTGTGGGGTAATACTCATTATTCGGCAAGCATGCCATTTACTTCGTTCAGTGAGATTCCTTCTAGCAAGATTTAAACGCGAGGAACCATTTTGAAGATAGAACCTGATAAGAACAATACTCAAACTTCTTTTATTGTCTTTCTCACGCCTTTCAACCTGCAAACACATTGATGACTGCTTTAGCATGACAGGTTTGTTAGCCTGCTTGTTTTCAATTGCATTACTTAGCAACACTACATTGGTTTGAGGCTAGCATTGACCATGCTTGAGGGCAGCCTGACTTAGCTccaaaaagggcaaacaaaatgCAAATCAACTTGGATTTTAATTGAAATAATTGACAGTTCAATTTATAATTCTACTTATGAACAATGACTAAGTACTGGAATGATTTCCTTTATAAGAGAAGGTTAAAAGGAGTTAATAAAGATTAGTAGGATGGGTAAATCTTCATGCTTCAGTCAATCATGGCTGAATGTGCCAAAAAAGTGGATCTCTTGGTAAAAGTCACAGTATGTGCGAAGAAACAATGAACCTGTACTAGCCTAAGTtggtgaaaaataataatagaaaggtTTTTTCAGCTTGAGGTGGGCTAAAAAGAAGCATTATGCCTTCACtacttctgtaatttactttacCAAGAGTCGTCATATAATTTCCTACCAAATTAGCAAACTTCCCATTTTCCAACTACTCCATACCACAGATTAGAAAAATTAACTCTAGGACTTCATGTACTTGCAAGAATAAAACTTTAGATGACAACAGTCACATTCACACATGAATGACAGTATACCTTTCCAACCATATGAACTTCCTGAGAAGACTTTTGAGGAGGATCTTTTGATAGCAAAATGAGGTCATTTTCTGAAAAGCTCTTACATGCTGCAGAATCACTGTCATCATGGACAAAACGAACAAAATGAAAATCATCAACTCTCTCCACTGACATCACTGAAAGGTTCCCATAAGATGCATCCTCCCATGAAGACATCTCATGAAAAGTATTCTGTATCTGTGCTTTAAACTCCTCCAAAACTAACGGCCTGAATATCTCCACATATTGTTCTGGTGATTGAAAATAAACAGGAACTTCCTTTAACTTCCCGACGGTTTGGGTTTCATCTTTTCTTGTGGATGACAATCCAACTGTCGCAAAATAATTTGTTTCAAGAATAGGTTTATACCAATCATCCAACCTAGGTGGCTTGAATCTGTTCTCTGGGTTCTTTAATTTATATAGACTGACAGAATTGTTATCAAGAGGTGTTTCGAGTTGAATAACTTGCCTTCTCACAACCGAAGTAGGCTTTGGCACATGCAACTGAATACGGCCCACAGGTTTCACTGCAGGCTCTAGCTGGCTGTCTTCAGCATCCTGAGAATGACTTGACATTTTACTGCTTTTACTTGATTTAGTATCACCAATTTTCGGAACGGCACTGCTGCaagatttattcaattttttaacatTAACAGCTTCATCAGAAAATTTTGTGAAATTGACCCTATCCTTGGATTTCAAGCTTACTTCCCTGCTTTGAGTGTCTAGGCCTTTTGAATCAGCAAAAGGAGTGACCGCAGGTTTAATATGTAAACTAAAATTACTGGAGTTCTGTTTCTCAGAAGAAAGGATGGGAGAATCAgtacaaatatttttttggaaGGGCTCCATTATTTTCCCACAGAATTCCATACTTGAAACATTTTGTTTAACAAGGTCAGCAGTCAGCAAGCTTTTACCAGCATCACAAAACATTAAGTTGCCATGAGAGACATGGTTGCCTATCTCATTATCTGATAAAATAGACTTATTGGGAGACACTTTTGCTTCCCCTTCATCATCTGAAAGAATAATTACATCTTTAGTGCCTCTTTTGCAAGACATCATTGTAGAGTCAAAAATTTGTAAATCTTTATCAGCCATAGTTGAAGAGTGCAAATCTGACGTAAAAGGGTTCTTCTCAAAGGACAGGCTTTTACACATTGATTTCGGTGTCATATTTGTCTCCCGAGACTTATGAGAAACTCCGCTAGATAGAGAGACAGACAGGTGAGACACTTGTTTTATCAATTCCTCCCAAGGACAACCATCTAAATCAATTAGAAACACGAAACATGTTAATGATATGATACTAACAGGTATTACCAAAACACAACTTCAAACATGATCGTGTGTGAATACAATATCAAAACTCACCATAGGAAATAAGATGTTCAATGGTCATGATTGTTGAAACTGAAGTTTTATCACAAAATCCTTTGAATAGATTGAGTAACTGAATAACTGCTCGCTTCCAATAAACAACAACAACTTTAAGTGATGACCTTCCCCATTGCATGAGATCATGAAGCCATTTGAAATCCAATTTATTTTGTACATGCATTCTGAAATTTCCATGCTCTTTACCAAGACATATGTGTTTGTCAACAACGATAGGCAGGACCTCGAGTAGCCTAACACAAGTCATCTGAAATAACAAGGAACTATGAAGGTCAAGATCTTCATGGTTCTAAAAGCAAGATGTTGATCTGAAACAACAACCAAACTGTAAAAGAAAAGAAGCAAACAATAAACTGAAATGTGATCATCCATACTTGGTCTCCTCATTCttccaaatcctaacaatcttaCATCTAAATCACTTGATATATATTTTAACTACGTTTTGGAAAATTGATATTAGGATCCAACTATTCAAGCATCAAATTATTTAAACCAAGCAACATTCATTCTAAATTTTGGACAGCAGAACCATGGTATCTTACAACTTGTCTGTAAAATTGATCACCAAAAGAAACACAACTTTCCTGATTGGATGCCAATAAATGTTAAAAGCATTTATTCTACATGTAGCTTTTTAAAGAGAGAGGAACATAAAGGCAAAGCTGTAAGCACATAACTGATACTAAAGAAGAACTAGGATGATACCTGACAAAGATTGTAATCAACAAACTCCTTTCCTTTTACCAAGCTCTTGCAAAAAATAGGCCATGCCATTTCAGATATTAAACCACCAAATTTATATATTGTTTTTAGTTCAACATTAGAAACATGTTTATCCATTTCCAGGGGCAGAGAATCAAAAGCCGGTTGCTTCAAAAACCCGCCTTGTGAAGAGAATTTTGGCATCATTAAATCACTATCCATTTCTCCCGGTAACTCTTGAGGAGATAATTCGCTTTCTTTGAGTAATTTACATAAAATAAACCAAAAGTGATGTAGAGAATGAAACTTCGACATGACAGAATCTAGTTGGACCtgcaaataaaatgaaattactGAAATGGCACAGATAAAGGGAATAACAATTGAACGACCACTAGACAAAAGTCATTTTACACCAAAGTATTATTTCCGATGCAGAAACACATTATCAAAGTCACATAATCTGACTGGACACAGAAAGACTTTGGTGTAGCATCAAAAGCTACAATTTAAAGGGCTTCATGACAACAGGGAAGCCAGATGTCTGTTTAAGTATGTTACTTTGGCAATTTGCTGACGGATTTGACAAAAGGAGAATGTCCACCTCTTCAAGGGCACATATTTGCCAACCAAAAAAAGCTACAAGAAATTGTTATGGATTTTCTCTAGCTAGGGGACCTACTTATGGTTGTTTTAATGGAGTTTACAATATGCAAAGAAAATGGATAGATTGGTTGCTTTCTTAAGCCACTTTGGTTACTGTTTCTGAGGATCCCTATCCTTCCACTTAGTTGCACTTCTCTCTTCAAACTAGTGAAATTTCCTCTTTTATACACACACACAAAGAAAGGAGATAAAGTAAAGAGGATCAGCATTGACCAAAATATTATCAAGACATCTTTCCCGAAAATATTACCAGTCTCATAGCATGCTTAAGGCCCAAAATAATTGCATACAATGACAGCTCATGCGAACATAGGAACTTTATTCCACATGAAAGACCCCGAGTATTTGAAACTTGTTCTAACACAGACTTTCCAAACTGTCTAACATCCTGCAcgggaaaaataaattataatacaatATACGCTATATTCAACAAATAAGAAAAGAATGAGAACAAATTCATTGGTTCTCAACAAGGTAAATAGAGAAGAATGTGATCTACAGGTTCTATACAAATTTGGCATATTTACATCATTTGGATCCAAAAGTGAAAGGATCAAGCTTTCACTCATGAGAGGTTGCCATGTCCACTGACTTTGGAGCACTCCTTGACCCATCTGCACTAAAAAATATGCAGCTAACCTGTTTGCAACTCCAAAAATATTTAGCTAATAAATTGAAAACCAAAAATTTATCATAAGACCACAAGATACTCAAACTTCAATTTAGCATggcataaataaaaattcaaactaGTTATAGGAcctgttaaatgttcttattaaaGGAGACGACATTGCCAACACTTCAACTGAATTTTTAGACTTTTTTCCATCTCCACCATCATCAGAACCAGTTGGAACCTTCCACCCAAATGAAGAGGAAATTTCTGCAGCATAAGATGAAAGACAAGATCTAACTGGAAGCACTGTTTCTGAACTCTTCTCAAGTTCTATCATTGGAAAACGAGACCGTGCCCAAAAGATGGCCTGGGAAAATGAAATTGGTAGGACTGAGGGACTGATATCAACTAAAACATCAACCCATAACATTGGAATGCACATCCACTCACGGAACTCTTGATAGATTATTCTAGCCTGCGCACTGAATTGAGCCCAAGAACAATCATCATCCTTCATTGCACAATTTGGAATAGCTTGGAAACAAATATCATCACTTTCATCATCCAACTCAATAATGACTTTGTTTTCCATGCTACTCTCAGTGTTTGGATTTGTGCAGCAGCTCAGCACTGAATTCACTAAAGCAGCAGCATCTGATACTATGATAATCTGTATAAGGTCAAATGCAGGTTGCCTTAAGGAACTGTGAAGTGAGGAGTCCTTCAGAGACGACACCAGGGCAGGTCCCCTGTTCAACATAATGTTGAGAAACAATTAAGCAAATGCATTAAAAGAAGTCCAAGTATATCATAATGATCTTAATTTATGGTGAAGTTCATCTATATTATGCAGCAGTTGTTTAGTATTGACTTCTCAGACAGTTCAGTATGAAAATAAGATCCAAAAAAGGATACCCCCCAAGCCTTAGAGCTGTGACAATGGAAATTCAACAAGACCAAATATTCTGCTACACCTCATTAAAGTCATCTGAATGGTTTTTCCCAATTCTCCCAGACACACTATAATGAAGTAACATGATCAAGCTTAAAGAGATTCTCTAATAGGTAAACAGTCCTAGCAGGATAACATACCGTACATATTAATGTTACAAATGTTCACTTGCTCATAAAGTTTTGTTTATGCCTATAAATTTCATAAAAGGATCTCTTATTCGTCAAccggacaaaaaaaaaaaaaaaaaaaaaaaacaaaaacaaaaataaataaataaaagactcACAGAACTTGTATCTCTAGTCACAAATATAATCAAGAGGATTTCCTATGTATCCTGATAGATAATACGAGAGTTTATGTCCACTGCATGAATGCATTGTTAAATTGAACATAGGAAAAGGTATTTCTTTTTCCAGCAAACTATGACTAGTCtctgctaaatttaattcaaacaagaaaaaaacaAGGACAAAAGGGGAGTAACTGCGTACATACCACATGTGTGAACACTCAAAAGGAGGGCAAGGTGGGTTCATCCTATATCCTCGGTATACAACAAGTAATGCTATCTGAAAAgacaattattaaatatataactatACAAGAGAAACCAATATGCAGCATCAATGGCTACAGCCAAAGAGCCTATAGCCACTCATTGCATAGCCATCGTGCAAAAACCTAAATGTGATAACCTGATTTGCCAGTTTTCTCGTTAGAATGCTGAAGTTACTGCTCACTGGCACTTGATGGAGGAGAAAATATAGAAAGTGTCTACGCTGTTTTTCATGCTCACCATCTTGAAGAGCTTCAAGAGACTGGAACATGGCATGAAAGATGTAAACAATGTCAAACACACAAAGAacccaaccccccccccccccccgacgCCCCCACCAAAGCCACCcaaagaatttttttttcctttctaagaaaaacacacaaaagaaacaaacaaacacCGGTTATGCATACATGCCTGTAGGAAAGGTTGGAAAAGGCCCAAAATATCTTTATGGATTTTCTCATTGTGAGTATGGAAACATTGACCAAGTAGGGTATTGCGCATTACACTTGGAGGTAATGTAGACCTTAACCAAAGCTTGCAACCTAGGATCAAGCACAAAGAATTGTTACGCGAACAAATATAAATCTGAAAAAAGGAATATAAGAGACAGACAAAACATACCAAGCATTTCAAATAGTAGTCTCAAGCAATTAACAGCATGTGAGAATTCAAGTGAATCGCCACTAATATGATTGAGTACAATATCTACAAAAAAGGGGTATTGTTCCAATATCCCTTCTTCAAAAGTTGTAGGCTCCAAGAAGCTAAGCCTTCACAAAAATGTTTATAAAAGAGTACCATCAAAATAATAGCAAAGAGATGACTAGGCTAATGACTGATACTACTGAATACACTCTTACAATGATTTGATGCCAATCCATAAAGACACACGATCCAGCTGGGCTCTTGGTGTTGAAGTATCCAAAGCCAATGGTAATGCATCAGCCTCTAAACAGCCAATAAATTTCTTGAGAAGTGGCTGCAAAGGTTCCAAGTCCGCTCCTCTCCTACACACAAACAAAAAGCATTGATCGTTAATAAAACAGACTTCTAAATGTCCAACAGCAGAAAACAGGATCCGGAAACAGTGACAAAAGACAATGTTAAAGTTCATTTTCATCCATCCAAACATAAGTTCAGGCTTCATGCCTTCTATATCCAAGTTTAATAAAAGGGACATaagttgcattcaatttgttaggGCATCATCAACTCATACAGATTACAATTAGTGGAGCCGAAGCTCTTTCATGCCAAATTGCCAATCAACAAGTACCTCAATTTTCCCATAGATTCTGCTAAGCGATATCCAACAGAACGAACACTTCTCTTGCAAAATAGTAAGGCATATACTCCCTGTAAGCAAATGGTTCACCACGTAAGCAATCTAGAATACTACATTGGCATGTAGAAGCACGATACACAGCAaggattaaattatatataataccgGAAATTGTTGATGCCCAGACAAAGCTAATTCGTGTTTACAGTCAATAGCTTCAACAAATAACTCAAACTCATTGAATAAAGGCTGATAATCTAAGAGGACTGGGAACATTAACACCTGCATTAAATGATTGGAGGAACAAAATGAGGCTTTAAACACTAAAATCCAAAACAGAACATTCATAcacaaaggaaagaaagaaaaatatacaaaTGCAAGAATGCATACAAGTGGAATATCTATGCTAATCCCCCTCCCCCTTTTCAAAATAATATgtacataatataatatatattgtcTAGTCCTGATCTAACAATGTTCAGTCTGCACTTGTCTGTATCAACAGATATTAGTAACTTGTTTTAAAACTATGAAAATATTCAGGTTAAGAACATGTATTATCAAGTTTCAAGTCTCAACAAACAAACAGAAGTTAAACCATATTTTGTAAGATgaataaaagcaaataaaatatctataatgttggggagggggggggggagaaggaaaaaataacttttttcttgggggggggggggggggggaaatgTACATATTTCAAAGAAGCAGAAATAAATTTAGCCATAAAGAGGAGCCTTATCAAGTGTGTTGAAACTTGGGATAGTGGAAAGCAACAGGAAACACACCTCATACAACAAATTAACTACTTCAGCATTATCGCATGCAGGATTATATTCTTCCCCTGCTAACTTTGTGTTGATATCTCTCAGATGTAATGTCACCCTCTCATTATCAAGCTTATGCAAGACATCAAGAAGAGGACCAATAGAGCTAGACTCGTACTCCATATTGTACATGTCTTGGGCTTGATGATGCTGAGAAACGCATTGCAAACAGCGCTTCATTTCATCAGATATTCTCTTCCATAAACGCCTAAGAGGAGAATCATGACGATCGTCTTTGAAGTAATTGTAAAAAGTCTCCAATAGGGGACCCATTATATCCCAAAAGCCACACCAAAAATGACTTTCACAAGGCAAGCAAATTAGAAAATTATATGCATCTGCAAACCTGACATTAAGTAAAGGTGTTAGATATGAAACTACCAAAGAAACAATGTCTCAATTCCCCAACAAGAACATAACTCCATTCCATCAATgcaaaacaacaacaatgaaaacGGGTTACATTGATAATgcaaaacaacaacaatgaaaacGGGTTATATTGATGAAATAACGCCCATTTCCACCAATGAaggatgaataataataataataataagggtagtgctagggagccaatggcctaagtgtacaatgtgtacaatgggctaaacCTTTGGttcatgaataaaatgaacatcactcaCACTATCCAGAATAATCATCCGAATAccaggataataaacatctcatgtcatcAAATCACTCATCCTAAAAGCTTAAGTTAATTTTagagttcaccaaggatcgaacccTTGACCTTTCGAATCTAGAACTCACATGAactcactcatcccaaaagcgtaacctgacatgacaatgtaacactaatgatcatatctctaatacttcctaaacctccattgtacacattgtatgcttagaccattggctccctatacttttcctaataataataattcaagttATTAATATGACCAAAGACTACGTTTCATAGACAATTCATAGACTACTTGTTCCCGCTGCTTATTCTGGGAATGAGAGTATCACTTCGAATTTCGCTTTACTTTCATCAACTAGTCAAATAATTTCCATTCAAGAGAACAAGTTATAATTACTCTACAGATACGTCGTAAAATCGCCATTGCAACTTCACCATTATTAAAACAACAAGGGAGTAACGTATAGAAGTCCGTGATTACATGCCCCTATCCTGCTGAAaccaaataaagtaaaaaaataaaaaaataataataataacaagtgAAGCTGGGGAGAACCATTGTTCTTTACGGAGGTGGAGCAGATGGCGCTTGGATGGATCGGGGATATCGCCGTCATCCTCCTCTTCTTCCATCTGGATGCCTCTCCACCGATCCAGTAGGTCCCGTCTAGTTGCAAGTTTGTTCGCCATGGTTATGGTAGGGTTTACCACTTCAGATTTTGATTCACATAAATACTAGGATTTCTTTCTGTTCGAGTTCGCGCGCTTCGTGATTTTTTGACGGTGAGGTTTTGTTTTGGGTGGAAATAAGACATGTATAACGGTGGGGTTTCACTTCAATAAAATATGGACTAAACTACTGGGTCTGGGCGCtcgaaaaagttttttttaatgatatttttttaaaagatcttttataaaaataaaaataattttatatttaaatattttatataaaaaaatttatttattaattatatttaaataaaataaaaaaatttcatttattaagtgaaaaaaaatttaaatttttaaaaaaatatataaattgtaatttttttaaaaaatatattttttggtgtttttagtatttttatatttattattaaaaatttgttaaatacatttaaaaaaattcattttaaaatatctttttttatctatTAGTATC contains:
- the LOC112771903 gene encoding uncharacterized protein isoform X2, whose protein sequence is MANKLATRRDLLDRWRGIQMEEEEDDGDIPDPSKRHLLHLRKEQWFADAYNFLICLPCESHFWCGFWDIMGPLLETFYNYFKDDRHDSPLRRLWKRISDEMKRCLQCVSQHHQAQDMYNMEYESSSIGPLLDVLHKLDNERVTLHLRDINTKLAGEEYNPACDNAEVVNLLYEVLMFPVLLDYQPLFNEFELFVEAIDCKHELALSGHQQFPGVYALLFCKRSVRSVGYRLAESMGKLRRGADLEPLQPLLKKFIGCLEADALPLALDTSTPRAQLDRVSLWIGIKSLLSFLEPTTFEEGILEQYPFFVDIVLNHISGDSLEFSHAVNCLRLLFEMLGCKLWLRSTLPPSVMRNTLLGQCFHTHNEKIHKDILGLFQPFLQSLEALQDGEHEKQRRHFLYFLLHQVPVSSNFSILTRKLANQIALLVVYRGYRMNPPCPPFECSHMWGPALVSSLKDSSLHSSLRQPAFDLIQIIIVSDAAALVNSVLSCCTNPNTESSMENKVIIELDDESDDICFQAIPNCAMKDDDCSWAQFSAQARIIYQEFREWMCIPMLWVDVLVDISPSVLPISFSQAIFWARSRFPMIELEKSSETVLPVRSCLSSYAAEISSSFGWKVPTGSDDGGDGKKSKNSVEVLAMSSPLIRTFNRLAAYFLVQMGQGVLQSQWTWQPLMSESLILSLLDPNDDVRQFGKSVLEQVSNTRGLSCGIKFLCSHELSLYAIILGLKHAMRLVQLDSVMSKFHSLHHFWFILCKLLKESELSPQELPGEMDSDLMMPKFSSQGGFLKQPAFDSLPLEMDKHVSNVELKTIYKFGGLISEMAWPIFCKSLVKGKEFVDYNLCQMTCVRLLEVLPIVVDKHICLGKEHGNFRMHVQNKLDFKWLHDLMQWGRSSLKVVVVYWKRAVIQLLNLFKGFCDKTSVSTIMTIEHLISYDGCPWEELIKQVSHLSVSLSSGVSHKSRETNMTPKSMCKSLSFEKNPFTSDLHSSTMADKDLQIFDSTMMSCKRGTKDVIILSDDEGEAKVSPNKSILSDNEIGNHVSHGNLMFCDAGKSLLTADLVKQNVSSMEFCGKIMEPFQKNICTDSPILSSEKQNSSNFSLHIKPAVTPFADSKGLDTQSREVSLKSKDRVNFTKFSDEAVNVKKLNKSCSSAVPKIGDTKSSKSSKMSSHSQDAEDSQLEPAVKPVGRIQLHVPKPTSVVRRQVIQLETPLDNNSVSLYKLKNPENRFKPPRLDDWYKPILETNYFATVGLSSTRKDETQTVGKLKEVPVYFQSPEQYVEIFRPLVLEEFKAQIQNTFHEMSSWEDASYGNLSVMSVERVDDFHFVRFVHDDSDSAACKSFSENDLILLSKDPPQKSSQEVHMVGKVERREKDNKRSLSIVLIRFYLQNGSSRLNLARRNLTERSKWHACRIMSITPQIREFHALSSVKAIPLLPLILNPVSDSICLGGTKEADLNKLCLSLQQTLRSSFNVCQLQAISASIGRVEPKKNSELSLIQGPPGTGKTRTIVAIVSALLASASTSLKMNCVKRAFNESLNKNSFSPFSRPKISQSVAIARAWQDAALARQMSEDVQSSLKSFRSSVRQRVLICAQSNAAVDELVSRISNHGLYGSNGKMYKPYLVRVGNAKTVHPNSLPFFIDTLVDQRVTEEKMHLNEGKKDMKVDLSVLRSNLEKLVDSIRFYESKRADLRDGNSNVRSHLHDDSHVGDEKEMSDTEIKVTLRKLYEQKHQLYKDLSNVQAQEKKVNEETRSLRNKLRKSILMEAEIVVTTLSGCGGDLYGVCSETMLSSKFGGPSELTLFDAIVIDEAAQALEPATLIPLQLLKSSGTKCIMVGDPKQLPATVLSNVASKYLYECSMFERLQRAGHPVIMLTEQYRMHPEICKFPSLHFYDNKLLNGSQMSRKSAPFHQTKCLGPYVFYDITDGREVRGKNMGAMSLCNEHEADAAVEVLRFFQKRFPTEFTGGRIGIITPYKSQLSLLRSRFLDTFGSSITAEIEFNTVDGFQGREVDILLLSTVRAALLSNAASERNSSTIGFVADVRRMNVALTRAKLSLWIFGNARTLQTNHNWASLVKDAEERDLIMTAKRPYHSIFKTASKDKDFLENSNDVIRQPKHEREVKDNDKDGFESKKKRVASEVKSKGRRDDKALGKSALCKEKKSIDERNSIKNLTCLAAKCESRSCSDGMLTTTEQRVFDNGEGKDKMKINRVETILGKRQSKFENTRSSAHHVVEETGSRQKTSKLSELDRPNLCSRGDTSNSNEVSASSLEGCHKKEHADQVKCTTKSGVSEISKRKQQRKAVDAILYSSLISTKKDETLTKASAKRRFSSSIANESVKPPKTTNDQSVHE
- the LOC112771903 gene encoding uncharacterized protein isoform X3, whose product is MRKSIKIFWAFSNLSYRHSLEALQDGEHEKQRRHFLYFLLHQVPVSSNFSILTRKLANQIALLVVYRGYRMNPPCPPFECSHMWGPALVSSLKDSSLHSSLRQPAFDLIQIIIVSDAAALVNSVLSCCTNPNTESSMENKVIIELDDESDDICFQAIPNCAMKDDDCSWAQFSAQARIIYQEFREWMCIPMLWVDVLVDISPSVLPISFSQAIFWARSRFPMIELEKSSETVLPVRSCLSSYAAEISSSFGWKVPTGSDDGGDGKKSKNSVEVLAMSSPLIRTFNRLAAYFLVQMGQGVLQSQWTWQPLMSESLILSLLDPNDDVRQFGKSVLEQVSNTRGLSCGIKFLCSHELSLYAIILGLKHAMRLVQLDSVMSKFHSLHHFWFILCKLLKESELSPQELPGEMDSDLMMPKFSSQGGFLKQPAFDSLPLEMDKHVSNVELKTIYKFGGLISEMAWPIFCKSLVKGKEFVDYNLCQMTCVRLLEVLPIVVDKHICLGKEHGNFRMHVQNKLDFKWLHDLMQWGRSSLKVVVVYWKRAVIQLLNLFKGFCDKTSVSTIMTIEHLISYDGCPWEELIKQVSHLSVSLSSGVSHKSRETNMTPKSMCKSLSFEKNPFTSDLHSSTMADKDLQIFDSTMMSCKRGTKDVIILSDDEGEAKVSPNKSILSDNEIGNHVSHGNLMFCDAGKSLLTADLVKQNVSSMEFCGKIMEPFQKNICTDSPILSSEKQNSSNFSLHIKPAVTPFADSKGLDTQSREVSLKSKDRVNFTKFSDEAVNVKKLNKSCSSAVPKIGDTKSSKSSKMSSHSQDAEDSQLEPAVKPVGRIQLHVPKPTSVVRRQVIQLETPLDNNSVSLYKLKNPENRFKPPRLDDWYKPILETNYFATVGLSSTRKDETQTVGKLKEVPVYFQSPEQYVEIFRPLVLEEFKAQIQNTFHEMSSWEDASYGNLSVMSVERVDDFHFVRFVHDDSDSAACKSFSENDLILLSKDPPQKSSQEVHMVGKVERREKDNKRSLSIVLIRFYLQNGSSRLNLARRNLTERSKWHACRIMSITPQIREFHALSSVKAIPLLPLILNPVSDSICLGGTKEADLNKLCLSLQQTLRSSFNVCQLQAISASIGRVEPKKNSELSLIQGPPGTGKTRTIVAIVSALLASASTSLKMNCVKRAFNESLNKNSFSPFSRPKISQSVAIARAWQDAALARQMSEDVQSSLKSFRSSVRQRVLICAQSNAAVDELVSRISNHGLYGSNGKMYKPYLVRVGNAKTVHPNSLPFFIDTLVDQRVTEEKMHLNEGKKDMKVDLSVLRSNLEKLVDSIRFYESKRADLRDGNSNVRSHLHDDSHVGDEKEMSDTEIKVTLRKLYEQKHQLYKDLSNVQAQEKKVNEETRSLRNKLRKSILMEAEIVVTTLSGCGGDLYGVCSETMLSSKFGGPSELTLFDAIVIDEAAQALEPATLIPLQLLKSSGTKCIMVGDPKQLPATVLSNVASKYLYECSMFERLQRAGHPVIMLTEQYRMHPEICKFPSLHFYDNKLLNGSQMSRKSAPFHQTKCLGPYVFYDITDGREVRGKNMGAMSLCNEHEADAAVEVLRFFQKRFPTEFTGGRIGIITPYKSQLSLLRSRFLDTFGSSITAEIEFNTVDGFQGREVDILLLSTVRAALLSNAASERNSSTIGFVADVRRMNVALTRAKLSLWIFGNARTLQTNHNWASLVKDAEERDLIMTAKRPYHSIFKTASKDKDFLENSNDVIRQPKHEREVKDNDKDGFESKKKRVASEVKSKGRRDDKALGKSALCKEKKSIDERNSIKNLTCLAAKCESRSCSDGMLTTTEQRVFDNGEGKDKMKINRVETILGKRQSKFENTRSSAHHVVEETGSRQKTSKLSELDRPNLCSRGDTSNSNEVSASSLEGCHKKEHADQVKCTTKSGVSEISKRKQQRKAVDAILYSSLISTKKDETLTKASAKRRFSSSIANESVKPPKTTNASMEATERKERPIAISNQSVHE